A window of Hymenobacter aerilatus contains these coding sequences:
- a CDS encoding cellulose binding domain-containing protein: MDTRFTLSSFRRPAQHLLGRLRTLVAATALGSLALPAQAQLPLAGTATTVDFNSLGTTAAGVLPAGFTFSAEAAPTYTSANNYTAFTQAANGNNFTSGGTYNFGAAASSSDRAIGFLASGTYTAPRHVLLAVQNTSGTTIQDLGVEFAVEKYRTNTRAFEWQFFVSADGVTWEAQSATVSLPAGTNAYHYPPVSETKQLTLTGLNLPANATYYLRWTYLGVGGSSNAQGIGLDDLVLTPTLAGGTTPTPTASISTTPSAYAGSYCLTASASSAAFEVPFTATGTFSGSFKAQLSNANGVFPTNTTANIIGTGSSSPISAVLPAGTPSGTGYRIRVVSDAPATLGTNNGTDLTVTLAPATNTVTVTPAGSQTLATTGTGTLLTATAAAPSTVNWLYGTSPAGPFTPLGDATTATYRVSGSDFPGAGTYYIVAQATTDCGNVTGTSAPITITLTAPQPQLTVSATTLTDFGSVVAGGASAGQSFTVSGSGLTSPILLTPPAGVEIRTGSNPFACCTISLAPAGGTVGNTTIDVRFAPTAAQAYQTSIPVTSTGQPAQAVAISGTGTAPVYPATLSTTAVAAITTTTATTGGTIANDGGSSVTARGVVWGTEVNPTLGTNSTVDSTEASTFTSVLRDLLPGTTYYVRAYATTAVSTAYGEEFAFTTAAVALATEPTTQPTLVATQVTSTSVQLRLTGGNGAKRLVLVRQGSTVDALPTDATTYTANAAFGQGSQVGTGNYVVYSGNADSVLVTGLRPATSYAFAAVAFNDNGTPFAENYLTTAPATLEQTTPAAPAQLLLVENFEYPVGTLLTANNWTAHSGAGSRSLTVVTPSLSYPGYDASNIGNATALTGSGEDVNRQFAPVYARTPVYASFLVNVSNATTTGDYFLHLGPANLGSAFRPRVFVRRSGTGKLQFGISGSGAPTYTTTEYELNTTYQLVVKYMFDESGNVSQLFINPAADAEPATANISVSEAGTSSPSDIGTLALRQGSSSPALVIDGIRVGTTYRTVQTGTTCETPQPTFAATTVCVGTATAFTSTSTVVEDNATFAWDVDGDGKTDYTTKGAFTHTYAAAGTYQTTLTITQGTCTNTYTQAVTVRALPTATLAGTATVCAGESTTLTVHLTGAAPWTVSYQPEGGSATTLTVTADQVNAEGNYLLTVQPAATTTYRLTAVSDANCTGLTPTGTATVIVNTPPVVTVPTVAPVSAAYGQTGASVAFAATATGSPAPVLTYSIVRNGTATAITSPYTFPVGTTTVTATATNSCGTVSETFAVTVQATAASLSVLHLDADRQLTNNAIKPYLQLRNESSTAIPYQQLTVRYWLTAENYAAMQGAVDYAQLGTGSVQLRYVPLTEPRQGAFGYMEYSFSAAAGNLAAGASSGPIQARFYKQDWTNFNEADDYSYANNSAYTKNARITVYRNGQLVGGVEPAPVAATRNLRVYVQNTSSSTTTNTISTTLQVRNEGNTPAAYQDLTVRYWLSPEGTAALLSAVDYAQLGNNNVRLVTGRSGTQTYAEVRFSAALGTFAPLSSTGNIQYRLYKQDWSAFQHTNDYSYQAKGNAILENARVTVYLQGQLVYGTEPAGALAASATSTALTVAEEGSASAAVALRSYPNPFSDETQLTFTLDQDQAYTLAIYDVSGRLVQQLPTGKANAGQPVHVTWQPAGLPAGVYLARLTTANGVQQVKLVRR, encoded by the coding sequence ATGGATACACGTTTTACCCTTTCCTCTTTTCGGCGACCTGCGCAGCACCTGCTGGGGCGCCTCCGCACGCTGGTGGCGGCCACAGCGCTGGGCAGCCTAGCTCTGCCGGCGCAGGCCCAGCTGCCTCTCGCCGGTACCGCTACCACGGTTGATTTCAACAGCCTGGGCACCACGGCGGCTGGCGTGCTACCGGCTGGCTTCACATTCTCGGCCGAAGCTGCGCCTACCTACACCAGCGCCAACAACTACACGGCCTTCACGCAGGCCGCCAACGGCAACAACTTCACTTCGGGCGGAACTTACAATTTCGGGGCAGCAGCTTCGTCGTCGGACCGCGCCATTGGCTTCTTGGCCAGTGGCACCTACACGGCGCCGCGCCACGTGCTGCTGGCCGTGCAAAATACGTCTGGTACCACCATTCAGGATCTGGGGGTAGAGTTTGCGGTGGAGAAATACCGCACCAACACTCGCGCATTTGAGTGGCAGTTTTTTGTAAGTGCTGATGGCGTGACCTGGGAAGCGCAATCCGCCACTGTGAGCCTGCCGGCCGGCACCAACGCCTACCACTACCCACCTGTTTCGGAAACTAAGCAGCTGACGCTCACGGGCCTCAACCTGCCCGCCAACGCTACCTACTACCTGCGCTGGACCTACCTGGGGGTAGGGGGTAGCTCCAATGCCCAAGGTATTGGTCTGGATGATTTGGTACTGACGCCTACCCTGGCTGGCGGTACTACCCCTACACCCACAGCTAGCATCAGCACCACGCCTTCGGCCTATGCTGGGTCCTACTGCCTGACCGCCAGCGCCAGCAGCGCCGCGTTTGAGGTGCCTTTCACCGCTACGGGCACGTTCAGTGGCTCGTTTAAGGCGCAGCTGTCGAATGCCAATGGCGTATTCCCGACGAATACCACTGCCAACATCATCGGCACGGGTAGCAGCTCGCCCATCTCGGCGGTGCTGCCAGCCGGCACGCCTAGCGGCACCGGCTACCGCATTCGGGTGGTGAGCGACGCTCCGGCTACGCTCGGCACCAACAACGGCACCGACCTGACGGTGACCCTGGCCCCGGCTACCAACACTGTAACAGTAACGCCCGCAGGCAGCCAAACGCTGGCTACTACGGGCACCGGTACGCTGCTGACGGCCACGGCTGCTGCGCCTTCTACCGTCAACTGGCTGTACGGCACCAGCCCAGCCGGTCCGTTCACGCCTCTTGGCGATGCCACCACGGCTACCTACCGCGTAAGCGGCTCCGATTTCCCTGGCGCGGGCACCTATTATATAGTGGCCCAGGCCACTACCGACTGCGGCAATGTAACCGGCACTAGCGCCCCCATCACCATCACCTTAACAGCCCCACAGCCCCAGCTAACCGTGTCGGCTACTACCCTAACCGATTTCGGCAGCGTGGTAGCGGGCGGCGCTTCGGCGGGCCAGTCGTTTACGGTGAGTGGCAGTGGCCTCACGAGTCCCATCCTGCTCACGCCCCCGGCGGGCGTTGAGATTCGCACGGGTAGCAATCCATTTGCTTGCTGCACCATTTCGCTGGCTCCTGCCGGTGGCACGGTGGGCAATACCACCATTGATGTGCGTTTTGCCCCCACGGCGGCGCAAGCGTATCAGACCTCTATCCCCGTAACCAGCACTGGCCAGCCGGCACAGGCCGTGGCAATAAGCGGCACCGGCACGGCGCCTGTATACCCGGCCACGCTGAGCACCACGGCCGTAGCGGCCATCACGACTACCACTGCCACTACTGGCGGCACCATCGCCAACGACGGCGGCAGCTCCGTAACGGCCCGTGGTGTGGTGTGGGGTACGGAGGTGAACCCTACCCTGGGCACCAACAGCACAGTGGACAGCACCGAAGCCAGCACCTTCACAAGCGTGCTCCGCGACCTGCTGCCTGGCACTACCTACTACGTGCGCGCCTATGCCACTACGGCTGTGAGCACAGCCTACGGCGAGGAGTTTGCCTTCACAACTGCCGCCGTAGCACTGGCTACCGAGCCTACCACGCAGCCCACGCTCGTGGCCACGCAGGTAACCAGCACCTCGGTGCAGCTGCGCCTAACGGGCGGCAATGGTGCCAAGCGCCTAGTGCTGGTGCGCCAGGGTAGCACTGTAGATGCGCTGCCCACCGATGCTACCACCTACACCGCCAATGCGGCCTTTGGGCAGGGTAGCCAGGTAGGCACCGGCAACTACGTAGTATATAGCGGCAACGCCGATAGCGTGCTAGTAACCGGCCTGCGCCCGGCCACGTCGTACGCGTTTGCCGCCGTAGCATTCAACGACAATGGCACGCCCTTCGCCGAAAACTACCTGACCACTGCACCCGCTACCTTGGAGCAAACCACACCGGCCGCTCCGGCGCAGCTGTTGCTGGTAGAAAACTTTGAATACCCAGTCGGTACGCTGCTGACCGCCAACAACTGGACGGCCCACAGCGGTGCAGGCTCCCGCTCCCTCACCGTGGTGACGCCCAGCCTGAGCTACCCCGGCTACGACGCCAGCAACATCGGCAACGCCACGGCCCTGACGGGCAGCGGCGAGGATGTGAATCGGCAGTTTGCGCCGGTGTATGCCCGCACGCCGGTGTACGCGTCGTTCTTGGTGAACGTGAGCAACGCCACTACAACCGGTGACTATTTCCTGCACCTGGGTCCCGCTAACTTAGGCTCTGCCTTCCGGCCGCGGGTGTTTGTGCGCCGGTCGGGTACGGGCAAGCTACAGTTCGGCATCAGCGGCAGCGGCGCGCCTACCTATACCACTACGGAGTATGAGCTGAACACGACCTACCAGCTGGTGGTGAAATACATGTTCGATGAAAGCGGCAATGTGAGCCAGCTGTTCATCAATCCGGCTGCCGACGCCGAGCCGGCCACTGCCAACATTAGTGTCAGCGAAGCCGGTACTTCCTCACCGTCTGATATTGGCACGCTGGCCCTACGCCAGGGTTCCAGCTCGCCAGCACTGGTCATCGACGGCATCCGGGTGGGAACTACCTACCGCACCGTGCAGACGGGTACTACCTGCGAAACGCCGCAGCCGACCTTTGCGGCTACCACTGTGTGCGTGGGCACGGCCACGGCCTTCACCAGCACTTCCACAGTAGTAGAAGACAACGCCACCTTTGCCTGGGATGTGGATGGCGACGGCAAAACCGACTATACCACCAAAGGGGCTTTCACGCACACCTATGCCGCGGCCGGCACCTACCAGACTACGCTGACGATTACGCAGGGCACGTGCACTAACACCTACACGCAGGCCGTAACGGTGCGTGCTCTACCCACGGCTACCCTTGCCGGCACTGCCACCGTATGCGCAGGCGAGTCGACCACGCTGACCGTGCACCTGACCGGCGCAGCACCCTGGACCGTAAGCTACCAGCCCGAGGGCGGCAGCGCCACTACCCTGACTGTAACGGCCGACCAGGTGAATGCCGAAGGCAACTACCTGCTGACGGTGCAACCCGCCGCTACCACCACCTACCGCCTCACGGCCGTATCAGATGCTAATTGCACCGGCCTCACGCCCACGGGTACTGCTACCGTTATTGTGAATACGCCGCCCGTCGTAACCGTGCCTACCGTGGCCCCTGTATCGGCGGCCTATGGCCAGACGGGTGCCTCTGTAGCATTTGCGGCTACGGCCACGGGTAGTCCTGCTCCAGTGCTGACTTATAGCATTGTGCGCAACGGCACCGCAACGGCCATTACCTCACCTTACACCTTCCCCGTAGGCACTACTACCGTAACGGCTACAGCCACCAACAGCTGCGGAACGGTGAGCGAGACGTTTGCCGTAACGGTGCAGGCCACGGCCGCTAGTCTGAGCGTGCTGCACCTGGATGCCGACCGCCAGCTTACCAACAACGCCATCAAGCCCTACCTGCAACTGCGTAATGAAAGCAGCACGGCCATTCCCTACCAGCAACTCACGGTGCGCTACTGGCTGACGGCGGAAAACTACGCCGCCATGCAAGGTGCTGTAGATTACGCTCAGCTGGGCACTGGCAGTGTACAGTTGCGTTACGTACCGCTCACCGAGCCGCGTCAGGGTGCGTTTGGCTACATGGAGTATAGCTTCTCGGCTGCGGCGGGCAACCTGGCGGCCGGTGCCAGCTCCGGCCCCATTCAGGCCCGCTTCTACAAGCAGGACTGGACTAACTTTAACGAAGCCGATGATTATTCCTACGCCAACAACAGCGCTTATACCAAGAATGCACGCATCACGGTGTACCGCAATGGGCAGTTGGTAGGGGGCGTGGAGCCGGCTCCGGTAGCTGCTACCCGCAACCTGCGTGTGTACGTGCAAAACACGTCGTCTTCGACTACCACAAACACCATCAGCACGACCCTGCAAGTGCGCAACGAGGGCAATACCCCCGCCGCCTACCAGGACTTGACGGTGCGCTACTGGCTGAGCCCCGAGGGCACGGCTGCCCTGCTCTCAGCCGTAGACTATGCCCAACTAGGCAACAACAACGTGCGGCTTGTGACGGGCCGTTCGGGCACCCAAACCTATGCTGAAGTGCGCTTCAGCGCGGCGCTGGGCACGTTTGCGCCGCTCAGCAGCACCGGTAACATTCAGTACCGCCTATACAAACAGGATTGGTCGGCTTTCCAGCACACCAACGACTACTCCTACCAGGCTAAAGGCAACGCCATACTGGAAAATGCCCGCGTGACGGTGTACCTGCAAGGCCAACTGGTATACGGCACCGAGCCAGCCGGCGCCCTGGCTGCCTCGGCTACCAGCACTGCACTAACAGTGGCTGAAGAGGGTAGTGCAAGCGCCGCCGTGGCACTGCGCAGCTACCCCAACCCCTTCTCTGATGAAACGCAGCTGACCTTCACGCTGGATCAGGACCAGGCCTATACGCTGGCCATCTACGACGTGAGTGGCCGCCTAGTGCAGCAACTACCCACTGGCAAAGCCAATGCAGGCCAACCAGTGCACGTAACTTGGCAACCTGCTGGCCTACCCGCCGGCGTCTACCTGGCCCGCCTGACCACCGCCAACGGTGTGCAGCAAGTGAAGCTCGTACGTCGCTAA
- a CDS encoding DNA/RNA non-specific endonuclease, with protein sequence MPTLLRWGNRLSRLLLLSYFALPTSHVLGQTTPAPTGATQETFDTGTKPAYLAGEVTFPSGAWLLTDAVTGTSEADHKNGAQAIRLQQAGRLTMQFFLSNGAATVTVQHALYGTDASSSWELWAQPQTACNCDKWTKVGGTVFTTTSTLQAAAFTVNIPGAVKFEIRKTSGGAARLNIDDFAVTPFGVTAPSEDNSHLALGNPSGATADPSYPNNYLLDKPQYAVSYSRDRGTPNWVSWHLDASDRGSVGRQDNFRNDTSLPDGWYQVQSSSYTGSGFDRGHNCPSADRTSTRENNSATFLMTNMIPQAPNNNQKTWANLENYTRTFLPDNEVYVIMGSYGVGGTGSNGGVTNTVDQGRVTVPNRVWKVIVILPVGDNDVARITAATRIIAIDTPNTNSISEQWGDYRTSVDAIEAATGLDLLSALPLEVQAVVEAKVDNGPTN encoded by the coding sequence ATGCCAACACTTTTACGCTGGGGAAACCGCCTTTCGAGGCTGCTCCTCTTGTCTTACTTTGCCCTACCCACATCGCATGTGCTGGGGCAAACCACGCCCGCACCCACGGGCGCGACGCAAGAAACCTTCGATACGGGCACGAAACCCGCGTACCTAGCCGGAGAAGTAACATTTCCCTCGGGTGCCTGGCTGCTCACCGATGCTGTAACGGGAACCTCTGAGGCCGACCATAAAAATGGCGCGCAGGCCATCCGCCTGCAACAGGCCGGGCGCCTCACCATGCAGTTTTTCCTGTCCAACGGGGCCGCTACCGTTACGGTGCAACACGCGCTCTACGGTACCGATGCCAGCAGCAGCTGGGAACTGTGGGCCCAGCCCCAAACCGCCTGCAACTGCGACAAGTGGACCAAGGTAGGCGGCACGGTATTCACCACCACTAGCACCTTACAGGCCGCGGCGTTTACGGTGAATATTCCGGGCGCGGTTAAGTTTGAGATTCGCAAAACCTCGGGCGGCGCGGCGCGGCTAAACATCGACGATTTTGCGGTGACGCCCTTCGGCGTTACGGCGCCGTCGGAAGACAACTCGCACCTGGCGCTGGGTAACCCCAGCGGGGCCACGGCCGACCCCAGCTACCCCAATAACTACCTGCTCGACAAGCCACAGTACGCCGTGTCGTATAGCCGCGACCGGGGCACGCCCAACTGGGTGAGCTGGCACCTCGATGCCTCAGACCGCGGTAGTGTGGGTCGGCAGGATAACTTCCGCAACGACACTAGCCTGCCCGATGGCTGGTACCAGGTGCAGTCGAGCAGCTACACGGGCTCGGGTTTTGACCGAGGCCACAACTGCCCTTCGGCCGACCGCACTTCGACGCGCGAAAACAACTCGGCCACGTTCCTGATGACAAACATGATTCCGCAGGCGCCCAACAACAACCAGAAAACATGGGCCAACCTGGAGAATTATACTCGCACGTTTTTGCCTGATAACGAGGTGTATGTGATAATGGGCAGCTACGGGGTAGGCGGCACGGGCAGCAACGGTGGCGTTACGAATACCGTCGACCAGGGTCGCGTGACGGTGCCTAACCGCGTGTGGAAGGTGATTGTGATTTTGCCAGTGGGCGATAACGACGTGGCTCGCATCACGGCCGCTACCCGCATCATTGCCATCGATACGCCCAATACCAACTCCATCAGCGAGCAGTGGGGCGACTACCGCACGTCCGTGGATGCCATTGAGGCCGCCACGGGCTTGGATCTGCTCTCAGCCCTACCCCTGGAGGTGCAGGCCGTGGTGGAAGCGAAAGTAGACAACGGCCCCACCAACTAA
- a CDS encoding ABC transporter permease encodes MKIFWILVQYEWRHFRAAKGLVVLTGLVLLVGLYGIYYGTTEINRQRQHLAELPTLARHNVEELKAKFPEPEDAGNIGYYHTTFAVHHPLPWASLSLGQRDVNPSYVKLRLLGLQGQLYAAENVNPTKMLSGNFDLAFVLVYLFPLLIIALCFNLLSSEREQGILPLLLAQPVSAGVVVGAKLTFRLGLVLGLAWLLSAVAMGWAQVPLDARVGLWLALVTLYCLFWFGVALVVTAWQRPSAFNAVAMVGLWLLLLVLVPGLLNVYVAAKRPVPQGIELTVKQREEIHGGWDKPKAETMNRFFALYPQWRDTTTIKERFVWRWYYAFQHLGDQSVQPLAAAYTSGLRQRYELVEQLNWLSPAVNVQTSLNALAGSDLPTHLAFQQSVVRYHDALRAYYYPFLFNKTPFTHADYAGEPIHTFTSTSETPTAVQGLWKLLISTIVVGSIGWWLLRARPVALR; translated from the coding sequence ATGAAGATTTTTTGGATTTTAGTACAGTACGAATGGCGGCACTTCAGGGCCGCCAAAGGCCTTGTGGTCCTCACGGGCTTGGTGCTGCTGGTGGGGCTCTACGGCATCTACTACGGCACCACCGAAATAAACCGGCAGCGCCAGCACTTGGCCGAGCTGCCTACCCTGGCCCGCCACAACGTGGAGGAGTTGAAAGCCAAGTTCCCGGAACCCGAAGACGCCGGCAACATTGGCTACTATCACACCACCTTCGCCGTGCACCACCCGCTACCTTGGGCGAGCCTCTCGTTGGGTCAGCGCGACGTGAACCCCTCCTACGTGAAGCTGCGGCTGCTGGGCCTGCAAGGCCAGCTCTACGCCGCCGAAAACGTAAATCCCACCAAAATGCTCAGCGGTAACTTCGACTTGGCCTTTGTGCTGGTCTATTTATTTCCGCTGCTGATTATTGCCTTGTGTTTTAATCTGTTGTCGAGCGAGCGGGAGCAGGGAATTCTGCCGTTGCTACTGGCGCAGCCAGTGTCGGCTGGCGTGGTGGTAGGGGCCAAGCTCACGTTTCGGCTTGGGCTGGTGCTTGGGCTGGCGTGGTTGCTGTCGGCGGTGGCAATGGGGTGGGCGCAGGTGCCGCTCGATGCTCGGGTAGGGCTGTGGCTGGCTTTGGTGACGCTGTACTGCCTGTTCTGGTTTGGGGTAGCGCTGGTGGTCACGGCGTGGCAGCGGCCGTCGGCTTTCAATGCGGTGGCGATGGTGGGGCTATGGCTTCTGCTATTGGTGCTGGTACCCGGTCTGCTGAACGTGTACGTAGCTGCGAAGCGCCCCGTACCCCAGGGTATCGAGCTAACGGTGAAGCAGCGCGAGGAAATCCACGGCGGCTGGGACAAGCCCAAGGCCGAAACCATGAACCGCTTTTTTGCGCTCTACCCCCAGTGGCGCGATACAACGACCATCAAGGAGCGCTTCGTGTGGCGCTGGTACTACGCCTTCCAGCACCTCGGCGACCAATCGGTGCAGCCCCTGGCTGCTGCCTATACCTCTGGTCTGCGCCAGCGCTACGAGTTGGTAGAACAACTTAACTGGCTGTCACCGGCTGTCAATGTACAAACCAGCCTCAACGCCCTGGCTGGCTCCGACCTGCCTACCCACCTGGCCTTTCAGCAGAGTGTGGTGCGCTACCACGATGCATTGCGGGCCTACTACTACCCCTTCCTGTTCAACAAAACGCCCTTCACCCACGCCGACTACGCCGGCGAGCCTATTCATACCTTCACCAGCACCTCCGAAACCCCCACGGCTGTGCAAGGATTGTGGAAGCTGCTCATCAGCACAATAGTGGTAGGAAGCATTGGGTGGTGGCTGCTCCGGGCGCGGCCAGTGGCACTGCGCTAA
- a CDS encoding ABC transporter permease codes for MIQSIAQKEFVSTLRDRRFVVLSVLLLALLLAATLVGRASYRTLQQERMVAQQTVNDQFHHQPNRHPHRVAHYGSFAFRPRSGLSFLDAGLDSFTGASVYLEAHQQNSVNFSQAQQSGSLIRFGELTVAFVLQVLVPLLIIFLCFSAFTEEHETGTLKLLVSQGVPLRRVAWGKIAGYGRAVVLVVGPALALAAWLLFGEETFVHNADVWVRLALFVVSYAVYFFLWIVGAVVVSARQRHGRSALVLLLGCWMLGCIILPKATANLGATLFPTVTKAQMDADVHEAAQKGINGHDPQDQRTAALKANLLKQYGVDSEEKLPVSVGGLAMAESEAYTSKVYQQHFADLTGTYERQNAISNWVGLLNPYQAIRPLSMGLAGSDFAHYVHFQQAAEDYRYQLVQRLNGLQASMGYGDKERKLDAATWQAIPTFAYQAPPVGWALGYLLLPALALLLWAVGLSWLGLKVIDKTPVV; via the coding sequence ATGATACAGAGCATTGCCCAAAAAGAATTCGTGAGTACCCTGCGCGACCGGCGCTTTGTGGTGCTGAGCGTGTTGCTGCTGGCGCTGCTGCTGGCGGCCACGCTGGTAGGACGGGCCAGTTACCGCACCTTGCAACAGGAACGCATGGTAGCCCAGCAAACCGTCAACGACCAGTTTCACCACCAGCCCAACCGCCACCCGCACCGGGTAGCACACTACGGCTCGTTTGCCTTCCGGCCGCGTTCGGGTCTGAGCTTTTTGGATGCGGGGCTGGACTCATTCACCGGCGCGTCGGTGTACTTGGAGGCCCACCAGCAGAACAGCGTCAACTTCAGTCAGGCTCAGCAGTCGGGTTCGCTCATTCGGTTTGGGGAGCTGACGGTGGCGTTTGTGCTGCAAGTGCTGGTACCGTTGCTCATTATTTTTCTGTGTTTCAGCGCTTTCACAGAGGAGCACGAAACCGGCACGCTCAAGTTACTTGTAAGTCAGGGCGTGCCGCTGCGGCGAGTGGCGTGGGGGAAGATTGCGGGCTATGGCCGCGCTGTGGTGCTGGTGGTAGGGCCAGCATTGGCGCTGGCCGCGTGGCTGTTGTTTGGAGAAGAAACGTTTGTCCACAACGCCGATGTGTGGGTGCGGCTGGCCCTTTTTGTGGTGAGCTACGCGGTGTATTTCTTCCTGTGGATAGTAGGCGCAGTGGTGGTGTCGGCGCGGCAGCGGCACGGACGCTCGGCGCTGGTGCTGCTGCTGGGCTGCTGGATGCTGGGCTGCATCATCCTACCCAAGGCCACGGCCAACTTGGGTGCTACCCTGTTCCCCACCGTCACCAAAGCCCAAATGGACGCCGACGTGCACGAAGCGGCGCAAAAGGGCATCAACGGCCACGACCCGCAGGACCAACGCACGGCCGCCCTCAAAGCCAACCTGCTGAAACAGTACGGCGTCGATTCTGAAGAAAAACTACCCGTGAGTGTGGGCGGTCTGGCAATGGCCGAGAGCGAGGCTTATACCAGCAAGGTATACCAACAGCACTTCGCCGACCTTACCGGCACCTACGAGCGCCAAAACGCCATTTCCAACTGGGTTGGGCTGCTAAACCCTTACCAGGCCATCCGGCCGCTGTCGATGGGCCTAGCCGGCTCCGATTTTGCCCATTATGTGCACTTCCAGCAGGCCGCCGAGGACTACCGCTATCAGCTAGTGCAACGCCTCAACGGCTTGCAGGCCAGCATGGGCTACGGCGACAAAGAGCGCAAGCTAGATGCTGCTACCTGGCAGGCCATTCCCACCTTCGCCTACCAGGCGCCGCCTGTGGGCTGGGCGCTAGGCTACCTGTTGCTGCCCGCGCTGGCCTTGCTGCTGTGGGCTGTGGGGCTGAGCTGGCTTGGCCTGAAAGTAATTGACAAAACTCCTGTGGTATAG
- a CDS encoding ABC transporter ATP-binding protein: MTYILEAKDLRKQYPDKLALRGLNLQIEAGEVFCLLGQNGAGKSTTINLFLGFIEPTAGAAYLNGLEVAANPLKIKQYLAYIPENVMLYPHLTGLENLSLFSSLAGFSYKESELLAYLAQAGLPAEAVQRRVGTYSKGMRQKVGIAIAVAKHAKVLLLDEPTSGLDPKASNEFSELLRQLSQQGTAVFMATHDIFRAKEVGTRVGIMREGELVDVRPTATLNANELEQLYLTYMQ; encoded by the coding sequence ATGACCTACATCCTCGAAGCCAAAGACCTGCGCAAGCAATACCCCGATAAGCTGGCGTTGCGCGGACTGAATCTACAGATTGAAGCGGGCGAAGTGTTCTGTCTGCTGGGCCAGAATGGCGCTGGCAAGAGCACGACCATCAACCTGTTTCTGGGGTTCATTGAGCCTACGGCCGGGGCGGCCTACCTCAACGGGCTGGAGGTGGCGGCCAACCCGCTCAAAATCAAGCAATACTTAGCGTACATTCCTGAGAATGTGATGCTCTACCCACACCTCACGGGGCTAGAGAATCTGTCGCTGTTCAGCAGCTTAGCGGGTTTTTCTTACAAGGAAAGCGAGTTGCTGGCCTACCTGGCCCAGGCCGGGCTGCCGGCCGAGGCCGTGCAACGCCGCGTGGGCACCTACTCCAAAGGCATGCGCCAGAAGGTAGGCATTGCCATTGCCGTGGCCAAGCACGCCAAGGTGCTGCTGCTCGATGAGCCGACCTCTGGCCTCGACCCTAAAGCCAGCAACGAGTTTTCGGAGCTGTTGCGCCAGTTGAGCCAGCAAGGCACGGCCGTGTTTATGGCCACTCACGACATCTTCCGGGCCAAGGAGGTAGGCACACGGGTAGGCATTATGCGCGAGGGCGAGCTAGTAGATGTGCGCCCCACCGCCACGCTGAATGCCAACGAGCTGGAGCAGCTTTACCTCACCTATATGCAATAG